The genomic interval TTGATGGCACGATAGAAAAAGAGAGCATCCAAAGTGCAGCTGGCGCAAATAGCGCAAATGGCGTTACACTAAAGACATTTTGCGATCTCATAAAAACATCTGGTTTTACGCCAGTTGAGCGTGATAGCTTATATAACGAACTTAAAATTTACTAAAAGGAGCTTGGGGTGAAATTTTTTGACTTAGCACAAAACAAAACGAGTGTGAAGCAGGAATTTGGAGCGGGACTTACGACGTTTTTAGCGATGATGTATATCGTGCCGGTAAATGCGATCATTATGAGCAAAACTGGTATGCCTTATGAGGCACTAATCACTGCAACTGCGCTAATTACCATCTTTTCTACGATATTAAATGGTCTTTGGGCGAACACGCCAGTTGCGATGAGCGTTGGCATGGGGCTTAACGCTTATTTTACATTTGGTCTTTGCATCGGCATGAAGGTGCCTTGGCAAACGGCTCTTGGCGTTGTTTTCTTAAGTGGCGTGATATTTGTCGTCTTATCTTTTACAAATTTTAGGATGTGGATAATTAGATCCATCCCACTTGATCTAAGAAGGGCGATAAGCGCTGGCATAGGCACATTTATCAGCTTTGTGGCGTTTCAGCAAATGGGCTTTATCGTAAATAGCGACGCAGTTTTGGTTGGTATAGGAAATTTCAAAGATCCAAACGTACTTCTTGGCGTTTTGGGACTATTTTTAGTTATTTGCTTTTGGGCGTGGAAGATAAAGGGCGCGTTTATCCTAGCTGTGCTTGCTACTTCAGTGATAGCTTGGGTGCTTGGTATCGCTCCTCATCCAACAGAAATTTTCTCAACTCCGGCTTCTATCTCTCCGATATTTTTAGAGCTTGATATAAAAGGCGCGCTTAGTCTAGCCTTGCTGCCAGTTGTTATCACCTTTTTTGTGACTGATCTTTTTGACTCGATAGGCACACTAGCTGGTGTAGGCACGAGGGCTGGAATTTTTGATGAAAACAAAAAAGATGGCGTCGTAAAACTTGAAAAAACTCTTGAAGCTGACGCTATTGCTACGGCAGCTGGCTCACTTGTAGGCGTAAGTACGACCACATCGTTTGTAGAGAGTGCTAGCGGTGTAGAAGAGGGCGGTAGAACTGGTCTAACGGCTGTATTTTGCGGACTTTTATTTATACTTACACTCTTTATGTTGCCACTTTTTAAAGCGATCCCTGGCAATGCCATTTATCCGATCCTTGTAATGGTTGGCGTGCTTATGTTTGCTGAGCTTGCTAGTATAAATTTCAAAGATCCAGCCATTGCAGTTGCGACATTTTTTATAGTTGTGCTTATCCCGCTTACTTACTCGATCACAAACGGCCTTGCATTTGGCTTTATGTCATACGTAATAGTTAAGCTCATAAAGAGAGAATTTAGCGATATAAATTTAGGTGTAGTCGTGCTAGCGCTCATTAGTTTTATCGTATTTTTAGTGCATTGATAAGGATGAAAGATGATATTTTATAGCTACGATGAATTTGCTGTTGATACTAAAAAGATGGCAAAACAGATAAAAGATGAGTTTGACCCAGAGGTGATACTAGCTGTGGCAAGAGGCGGTTTAACGCTTGGCCACTCGCTAGCTGTTGCGCTTAATAATAGAAATTTATTCACCTTAAATTCTATTCATTATGAAGATACAAACAAACTTGATACGATTAATATCTTTAATGTGCCAGATCTTAGCAAATACACTAAAATTTTACTCGTAGATGACATCATCGATAGTGGAGAGAGCATGGTCGAGATAAAAAGAGAGCTACTCAAGTGTTATCCAAAATTAGATATAAAAATAGCGACCGTCTTTTATAAAGAGAAGGCTCTGCTTTTGCCAGAATTTAAGGTAAAAGAGGCTCACGATTGGATCGAGTTTTTTTGGGATATACATATTTAAGGAAAATTTTTGCTAGATAAATTTAGAGAATTTGTTGGACATCACGTCGCCTTTAGCGTATTTTTGATATGTTTGATTGATTGTATATTTTTACTTTATACGGCAAATTCTCTTAGTATAAGTT from Campylobacter concisus carries:
- a CDS encoding phosphoribosyltransferase produces the protein MIFYSYDEFAVDTKKMAKQIKDEFDPEVILAVARGGLTLGHSLAVALNNRNLFTLNSIHYEDTNKLDTINIFNVPDLSKYTKILLVDDIIDSGESMVEIKRELLKCYPKLDIKIATVFYKEKALLLPEFKVKEAHDWIEFFWDIHI
- a CDS encoding NCS2 family permease, with the translated sequence MKFFDLAQNKTSVKQEFGAGLTTFLAMMYIVPVNAIIMSKTGMPYEALITATALITIFSTILNGLWANTPVAMSVGMGLNAYFTFGLCIGMKVPWQTALGVVFLSGVIFVVLSFTNFRMWIIRSIPLDLRRAISAGIGTFISFVAFQQMGFIVNSDAVLVGIGNFKDPNVLLGVLGLFLVICFWAWKIKGAFILAVLATSVIAWVLGIAPHPTEIFSTPASISPIFLELDIKGALSLALLPVVITFFVTDLFDSIGTLAGVGTRAGIFDENKKDGVVKLEKTLEADAIATAAGSLVGVSTTTSFVESASGVEEGGRTGLTAVFCGLLFILTLFMLPLFKAIPGNAIYPILVMVGVLMFAELASINFKDPAIAVATFFIVVLIPLTYSITNGLAFGFMSYVIVKLIKREFSDINLGVVVLALISFIVFLVH